The genome window TCTGGGCGTAAATGATGTTGGTGGATGCAGTAGTGAAGATCCCTAGGGACTGTCAGTGGCCAAAACTCTGCTAATCGCAGGAGATGACTTACAGCCGAGAACACTGAACCAACCAGTGAGAAAACTTAGAATACcagttgctcttcttggggCCACAGCCGCAATCCAATGATACATGCCGCCTTCAGTAGGATAAGACGACACAAACTCGGCGAGTGACGCTCCAAGAAAACATTGCAGGATCGTCACGAGGATGAAGCCGTAGATGACCGCGCCAGGGCCTCCAGCTCCAATCTCGGTGATAAGTCCAAGACCCAATCCTGTCCATGAGATAGTTGTCGTAGAGGCGAGACCGATCAGACTCAGGGTACTGAAATGTCGGTTGAGCTCTTGGGTATGACCTGGTTGAAAGAGTCAGTGTGGCCGAGCCTCAGAAATAATGGTTATTCGACGAACCCATTTGCGCCAGACGAAGTTCATCGGCGTTGATCTCGGCTTTTGTGTCCGAAATATCCAGACTCCGCTTCACGCTGGTAATACCTTGATCCTCTGGTGCAGCCATTGTCGCCGAGCAAAAGTCGCGATTCTCTTCCCTGTAATGTCACGCTCGCAAATGTCAGGATATGAACCAGCCCTGCAGATGTTTCATCATTGCTTCTGGGGTCACGCGAGATATAAGCATATTCATACCCTAGCACGTTATCTTAATTCTCGAACGATAGCTTATCGGGAAGTCGGCACAACGCTCACATGTTGTGTAAGCATTGTGATATGCAGATCCCCTGTTCAGAACGGGTCTTTGTAACCCCATATTTCCTGCCTCTCCAATCGCGGAGACAGGTCGGATACAAGCGCGATAATACAGATGCACAATCAACGGCCAACTGCGGACCGGTTCGGCTAAAGCGCCGGTGAACGCCGTGATTAGATAGGATATCTTGAATCAAGAGACCGGTCTTGTGAGCCAGATAAGGCCGTAGTCTATGCGGGGTAACCAGCCCCTCCACATGGTTCATGTACTAGCATCGGGGAACCGAGCTGGGTTTATCATTGCGATACGTGGAAATTGGAAGGTCTGAACTCGAAGATGTTGATCGGCAGACCCTCGCATGGCATGATGCCGAACTCGGCTTTCATGGTAGAATGGGGTTAATATCTCGCGCAACTAGCCTCTATCTATGTATAATAGTATGGCTTATAACATGGCATGGCCTCCTCGCACCTTTTTTTTGTCTCTATCCACTCATACAGGTTAAGACAGAGTTGCAGTCATGCGTTTCTCATCCATCATAAGCCTTGCAGCTCTTGCAATTGGTCATGGAGATGCTGCAAGTAGCTATGTCAAATCCATGTCGCCGAATGCGCAACAGCTCTTCACTGAGTCaatggaatggatggataccTTCTACGATAAGAAAGCAGGTTACCTATACGACTTCAGCGCCTCGGTAGCTCTCCGCCATGAGACACGCAGCTCAGTCTGGTATGCCTTTGGTCTTTTGGCAAGAAACGAGGGGTCAGATGCCgccgaggctgagaagatcatcagaAACACCATTGATGCTCAGTATAAGGTCCCTGCTGATGAATGGTATGTCTAGCAGCCAATCGCGTAACTCGTGTAACTCTGACACTGCTTTAGGTATGGAGACTATCAGCAGGAGCCTGAAGAGCCTTACGTTGGAAGCCCAGCTTATCCTCCCAAGATCTACGGTAGCTGGGACCCCAACTGGCGCGGTTTCGTTGGCACGACTCTAGTCATGTGTATGGAAGAGTTTCCTCACTTGCTCAGCAAGAGCACTCAGAATCTGATTCTACACTCCCTGCATAACGCGACCAAGGGCGACGAGTACCGTTTCGGACACCTCGACAAGACGAAGGACAACCTCTACCCCTCCTACAGTAACCCTGTAAGTATTTCTGGCCAGGTACTTTCTGCTTTACACGTTCTCTAACCGCGGTGATACCAGTCTATCATGCGTGCCTTTGTTTCTGGCTGGACCGGCCGTCGTCTCAATGACCGAAACATGACTGTTGGTGGCGAGAAGTACGCTCAAGATATCATcgatctcttcaacaagcaCAACACCCTCTCCGAGTTCAACTCGGGAACCTACACCGGCGTGTCTCTTTTCGGTCTCATCTTGTGGAGTAAGTACTTACCCAAGGACTCAGTAATGACTAAGAACGGGCCACGAATGGTTGAGAGAACCTGGGATGCTGTTTCCCAGCTGTGGCACCCCGGTATGAAGAACATAGCTGGTCCCTGGGATCGAGCTTACGGTTACGATATGAACCGCTACCTTAGCTTAATGGCTCTGTGGTTCTGGACTTTGACTGGAAAAGAGAGCTCCTCCCTGACTTCTCACGTATTCAATCCCTGGTCCTTACGGCGGCTGCTGGATTACTGACGTAGTGTATAGCCTCAAGTCATGTCGCACATGGCTGACTACGCCTGGGCGCCTCTTTTCGCCGCTCTCGACAAGACACATCAGAAACTCATCCCGAAGAAGACACTCCGAAAGCTCTCAAAGTTCCAGGGCGAGCATACCTTTACGGGAAGCGCTTACTATCCTCCCTTCGATACTGCATCGCGCAACATTACTACCTGGTTATCCGAGGATCTTACTATTGGCGCAGAGTCCTATGACGAAATTGTTATTGGCGGTCCATCTCAGTCCCAGGAGTCTTTCAACCCTGCAGTGGTCCAGTGGAATACTGGAAACGAGATCTCATTCATCTCTGTATGGGTCCCGAGCCTTATCGCAGAAACCCAAAGCTAACAAGATCACAGTTATACCCAACCGAGATGGCTCTCCAATCCCGCGTCAAGCCCGGCAAGCTCAGTTTATCGTACCCCTACGGCAATGCCAGTTCTGTATTCACCTTTGTCGTCGGTacctttgagaagaagcgtaCTGTCGCTAGCTGGGATGACATCCAGGGTCTGGAGGTGAAGGTTTCCGGCAACATCAATTCTACATACGCACTTTCATTTGCTGGAGGGTATGGTGGTGCGGACAGTCTTATTCGGGATTTTGAGTTTTGGAACTTCACGTACACGATGCCTTCCGGCTTTCAGGGAGTTCCCTCTGTAGAGCTTGACTTTAAGCTCATTTAAATTCAGACCGTAGAGGATTGTCGCCCGAGAAAAGTACCTTGTATACAATGAATAATTATATAGTCATTGATAGTTAAACGTCCAGGAATCCAAGCTTACTATAATGAACTATCGCGCCTATACGTTAAGTGAATTTGTTTTTGTGTATTAATCGGTGTCGGCTAAAGATTCGCTGAGCCTAGTTCAACAAACTCGAACTTACTACATGCACAAGCCGGCGTCCCATATATCATCTTTCCAAGTATCCTATCATGCTCCACCACCATTCCGATACCATCAGGGACATTCTCATCATAAAGCAGCCCAGGAATCCTATAAACTTGGGCCACGCCTGGGGTAGGCTCCCCCCACACAACAAGTCGGAACACAGCCCGTCGCCCACAAATCTTACATCTGATCTGACTAATACCTTCCATTGGAGTTCCGTACTCTCGCAGGAACCAGTCTGCTTCTCCGGCTGCAAGCTCCAGACGTGACTCTCGCGCGTGCTTCCCTTCCTTGCTCAACTTCAAGACCCTTATGAGCTTCTTTGCAATCTCTAACCTCTGCTGAGTCACGTCTTCCCCTGGTTTGATTTCTAGCAACGGCCCGTACTTCTCCAAATATGCCTGTATCTTATCAATATGATACTTGGCTGTCGAGGTACAAGCATCCCCAGGTCTTTCATCTTTCCATTCCATGTTTAATGCTTTATGTTCGCTCCGAGGGAATATGCGTTCCATAGCCTCACATAAGGCTTGGGGCTCCTGGCCGCTAGCCCGGACTACCTTGGACAAAATATAGTCCACGACTGATTCTGCGTCCCCTCCGAAGTCGTAGTACTCAAAGGTTTCGATGATACCAACCGTCTGGAGTTGCGGCTGGATCTTGTCGTCCCGAATGATTGACTGAGACATCGCTTTCCTATGACACCTGCCCATGTCCCAGAGCCTCCATGTTCCCGTCGAATATCCACGTAGCCATGGTGCTCGGGGGTCTATCTCTTCACTTGGTGACGGGATGAACAATAGGGGGGGGTAATCGCCTTGCTGTAGCGCAAATGTcgccaaagaaaagaagtaTACAAAGCGGTTCTcgatgagaacaagaggatCTTGTTCTGGTCGGAAGTCAAGCATCTTCCCTAGAGCCAAGAAGTAGTCTCTTGTGTACTGGCACTTCCTATGGCCCAGAATTCCGATTGCCCACCCGAGAGTTCGGTGCATTTCCCGCTCATTCTTCCATGCTTCCATGTCTATCCATGAAGTCATCCGTTTTAAAGTCGTATTTTGGCTCCAAATGTCCTCTGTGACAATcgaattgcttcttttcttgacCCATTTCGAGTGCGCAGTGTCTAGATGATGACATAAATCCCTGGCATAGGCTTGAGATAGTGTGTAGTCCTCCGTGAGAATGAGGACGTCATTGCTCTGAATGTACTCCAGTGTCACCCACATACGGTCGAACCACCGAGACCGAATGATGGCTGCAAGATCGACAATAAACTTATCGTAGGGAGAGTCCTTTACTTGGTCTGCGAGATGGGTTGCCTTGACGTCGTCCAGATGGATGACTGTTTTCGCAGCATGGTTATATATCTCCGGTATCAGAAGAAGGAGCTGTTCCTGAACCTCAAGGCGCCATTGTGGAACGCTCAAGTAGTCATGCCAGACTTCGCAACCGGGAAACTTGGCTGTAAGTGCCAGGAGGGTTCTGGAAGGAATTTGGTAAACCACCCTGGAAACTTCGATGCTCTCTAGACGAAGGTCCTGCGCAGTAGCCACTGTGGGGTGCCAGGCATGTGAAATGGGTACATAGTTGATCTTTTTAGCCTTAATACAAGACAGGTGTCTGTTGAAGATTCTCAGATTCCACGGTGATACTGGCTCCTGAGTGATATCAATGACAGATGATTGTTGGTTGCTGTTCCCGGCGGCTATGGTTCGTATTGGAGGTTCACCATCCGGAAGGAATTGTTTTCCGCACGACACGCAATCAGAATCAAGGCCAGTACCCCATACGTATGATAAGAATGAAGACTGTGGGGTCTGTCGCAATTCGCTGCCGACATGGAATGACACACTAGGCTCCCTTGATATGGCTAGTGAAGCAGTGCTATTCTCGCGTTTCCTTTTTAGATCTACAGTACTCGATACGATACTGAGAGAATTTGAGCCACTGGCAATGCCATCGGCAAGGTTCTCGCTCATGTCAAGTGCATTGAGCATGATTCAAAGAAAGGGCTTCATTAGGCTAGCTGTTGGGCGGGCTGAGCCGATCAGGCGGCTTGGCACGGGACAGCGGTCGGCCGATGGAAAATTCCAACTAGGGCTAATTTATCACAGGTCTATTCAAGCCTGATGAGACGATAGGCTAATGGCGCTGAAGGGAGCATGATAACGAGGTACGGTGTAGTAAGAGATGAACATAAGCCAGCTGAAGTCAGATTAATTTGGTGGCTGGCTTCAGATAAGGATAATCGCGCTAAGATAAGCATAATCAGATCTTATCTTGCGCCAATCTCATGTGCAGGGCGAGCAAAAGAGCATCATTAAGTCAACCATGTGCTTTTCAACAGCAGTtcaaaagtaaagtaattattttgaATAAAATAGCTTCTAAGGTTTCCAAAGGCCAACTACGCTGCTAGCTTGACTATTCCCCTGATGTCCAAACCTCAAATTCGGATAGCCCCCATCCAACACCTGACCCAGCATTAGGTGCCTCAACACGCAGTCGAGAAGTCAAtatggaagagaagacgaTCTTGGTCTCGACATTTGAGCTGGTTGTTATCGGAGTACGAGCCTGGTCGGGAATCTCACCCACGCATTACCTGTCCAGTACTGAAGGTCGTAACTGGTAGGGTTTCCGAACACCATCAGAGTCATCGTAGAGGAAGAGCAGCACATTATCGACAGCTTGATCCTTGCGTAAGTCGACTCCGAAATGATCTTTCAAATTTGGACTATTATACAAAGTCCAGCGGCTGTTTTGTGGAATCCCTGTTCGGAAGATCATTCCGTTGATGGCCTGCATAGGATCATCCGCTGGAGACGTGTATGAGGCAAAAGCGAGGGGAAGTCGAGGATCTCGCTGGCTATTTGCTACTATGTTTATTTGGGAGGAAACTGGTGTTGGAACAGATGGACCGACCTTGATCTTTATAAGACCGATTGTTTCGCAACTCCCAGCAAGCTGACCATCAACGTAAACTTTCA of Fusarium musae strain F31 chromosome 5, whole genome shotgun sequence contains these proteins:
- a CDS encoding hypothetical protein (EggNog:ENOG41~antiSMASH:Cluster_5.7) → MLNALDMSENLADGIASGSNSLSIVSSTVDLKRKRENSTASLAISREPSVSFHVGSELRQTPQSSFLSYVWGTGLDSDCVSCGKQFLPDGEPPIRTIAAGNSNQQSSVIDITQEPVSPWNLRIFNRHLSCIKAKKINYVPISHAWHPTVATAQDLRLESIEVSRVVYQIPSRTLLALTAKFPGCEVWHDYLSVPQWRLEVQEQLLLLIPEIYNHAAKTVIHLDDVKATHLADQVKDSPYDKFIVDLAAIIRSRWFDRMWVTLEYIQSNDVLILTEDYTLSQAYARDLCHHLDTAHSKWVKKRSNSIVTEDIWSQNTTLKRMTSWIDMEAWKNEREMHRTLGWAIGILGHRKCQYTRDYFLALGKMLDFRPEQDPLVLIENRFVYFFSLATFALQQGDYPPLLFIPSPSEEIDPRAPWLRGYSTGTWRLWDMGRCHRKAMSQSIIRDDKIQPQLQTVGIIETFEYYDFGGDAESVVDYILSKVVRASGQEPQALCEAMERIFPRSEHKALNMEWKDERPGDACTSTAKYHIDKIQAYLEKYGPLLEIKPGEDVTQQRLEIAKKLIRVLKLSKEGKHARESRLELAAGEADWFLREYGTPMEGISQIRCKICGRRAVFRLVVWGEPTPGVAQVYRIPGLLYDENVPDGIGMVVEHDRILGKMIYGTPACACSKFEFVELGSANL
- a CDS encoding hypothetical protein (EggNog:ENOG41~antiSMASH:Cluster_5.7), which produces MSHMADYAWAPLFAALDKTHQKLIPKKTLRKLSKFQGEHTFTGSAYYPPFDTASRNITTWLSEDLTIGAESYDEIVIGGPSQSQESFNPAVVQWNTGNEISFISLYPTEMALQSRVKPGKLSLSYPYGNASSVFTFVVGTFEKKRTVASWDDIQGLEVKVSGNINSTYALSFAGGYGGADSLIRDFEFWNFTYTMPSGFQGVPSVELDFKLI
- a CDS encoding hypothetical protein (EggNog:ENOG41~antiSMASH:Cluster_5.7), with product MRFSSIISLAALAIGHGDAASSYVKSMSPNAQQLFTESMEWMDTFYDKKAGYLYDFSASVALRHETRSSVWYAFGLLARNEGSDAAEAEKIIRNTIDAQYKVPADEWYGDYQQEPEEPYVGSPAYPPKIYGSWDPNWRGFVGTTLVMCMEEFPHLLSKSTQNLILHSLHNATKGDEYRFGHLDKTKDNLYPSYSNPSIMRAFVSGWTGRRLNDRNMTVGGEKYAQDIIDLFNKHNTLSEFNSGTYTGVSLFGLILWSKYLPKDSVMTKNGPRMVERTWDAVSQLWHPGMKNIAGPWDRAYGYDMNRYLSLMALWFWTLTGKESSSLTSHVFNPWSLRRLLDY